One window of the Streptomyces sp. NBC_00259 genome contains the following:
- a CDS encoding response regulator, whose amino-acid sequence MTAPAAIRVLVVEDDPVAADAHALYVRRMPGFTVAGVAHSRAEAYRVLERTPVELILLDLYLPDGHGLQLLRSLRAAGHSADVIAVTSARDLAIVREGVSLGVVQYVLKPFTFATLRDRLDRYAEFRATAGEASGQDEVDRALATLRTPQPTTLPKGLSAPTLEAVTRTLRDTEAGLTAAEAAASVGISRITARRYLEHLVTEGRAARSPQYGQIGRPELQYRWIRSAR is encoded by the coding sequence ATGACCGCACCCGCCGCCATCCGCGTACTCGTCGTCGAGGACGATCCCGTCGCCGCCGACGCGCACGCCCTGTACGTCCGCCGCATGCCCGGGTTCACCGTCGCCGGGGTGGCGCATTCACGGGCCGAGGCGTACCGGGTGCTGGAGCGCACACCCGTCGAGCTGATCCTGCTCGACCTGTATCTGCCCGACGGGCACGGGCTGCAACTGCTGCGCTCCCTGCGCGCCGCCGGGCACTCCGCCGACGTGATCGCCGTGACGTCCGCGCGCGATCTGGCCATCGTCCGCGAGGGCGTGTCCCTCGGCGTGGTCCAGTACGTGCTGAAGCCGTTCACCTTCGCCACGCTCCGCGACCGGCTCGACCGGTACGCCGAGTTCCGCGCCACCGCGGGCGAGGCGTCCGGTCAGGACGAGGTGGACCGGGCGCTCGCGACGCTGCGAACCCCTCAGCCCACCACCCTCCCGAAGGGCCTCAGCGCGCCCACGCTGGAGGCCGTGACCCGCACCCTGCGGGACACCGAGGCCGGCCTCACCGCGGCCGAGGCGGCCGCGTCGGTCGGCATCTCGCGCATCACCGCGCGCCGCTACCTGGAGCACCTGGTCACCGAGGGACGCGCCGCCCGCAGCCCTCAGTACGGCCAGATCGGCCGCCCGGAGCTCCAGTACCGCTGGATCCGCTCGGCCCGCTGA
- a CDS encoding ATP-dependent 6-phosphofructokinase, protein MRIGILTAGGDCPGLNAVIRSVVHRAMTGHGDEVIGFEDGFKGLLDGHYRPLDLNAVSGILARGGTILGSARLERSRLREAAENSGELARRYGLDALIPIGGEGTLTAARMLADAGMPVVGVPKTIDNDISSTDRTFGFDTAVTVATEAIDRLKTTAESHQRVMVVEVMGRHAGWIALESGMAGGAHGICLPERPFHVEDLVKMVEERFSRGKKFAVICVAEGAHPAEGSMEYKKGEIDQYGHERFTGIGTRLAGELERRLGKEARPVILGHVQRGGVPTAYDRVLANRFGWHAVEAVHRGEFGMMTALRGTEVAMVPLAEAVTRLKTVPEDRMHEAESVF, encoded by the coding sequence ATGCGCATCGGAATTCTCACCGCAGGCGGTGACTGCCCCGGCCTGAACGCAGTGATCCGGTCGGTCGTGCACCGTGCCATGACCGGTCACGGGGATGAAGTCATCGGCTTCGAGGACGGGTTCAAGGGGCTGCTCGACGGCCACTACCGGCCCCTCGACCTCAACGCGGTGAGCGGCATCCTCGCCCGCGGCGGCACGATCCTCGGCTCGGCCCGCCTGGAGCGCTCCCGGCTGCGCGAAGCCGCCGAGAACTCCGGGGAGTTGGCACGCCGGTACGGCCTCGACGCGCTCATCCCGATCGGCGGCGAGGGCACGCTCACCGCGGCCCGGATGCTGGCGGACGCCGGGATGCCCGTCGTCGGCGTACCGAAGACCATCGACAACGACATCTCCTCCACCGACCGCACCTTCGGCTTCGACACCGCCGTCACCGTCGCCACCGAGGCCATCGACCGGCTCAAGACCACGGCCGAGTCCCACCAGCGGGTCATGGTCGTGGAGGTGATGGGCCGGCACGCCGGCTGGATCGCGCTGGAGTCCGGCATGGCGGGCGGCGCCCACGGCATCTGCCTGCCCGAGCGGCCCTTCCATGTCGAGGACCTGGTGAAGATGGTCGAGGAGCGCTTCTCCCGCGGCAAGAAGTTCGCGGTCATCTGCGTCGCCGAGGGCGCACATCCGGCCGAGGGCTCCATGGAGTACAAGAAGGGCGAGATCGACCAGTACGGTCACGAGCGCTTCACGGGCATCGGCACCCGGCTCGCCGGGGAGCTGGAGCGCCGGCTCGGCAAGGAGGCCCGCCCCGTCATCCTCGGCCATGTGCAGCGCGGCGGCGTCCCGACCGCGTACGACCGGGTGCTCGCGAACCGCTTCGGCTGGCACGCGGTGGAGGCCGTGCACCGCGGCGAGTTCGGCATGATGACCGCGCTGCGTGGTACGGAGGTGGCCATGGTCCCCCTCGCGGAGGCGGTCACCCGGCTGAAGACCGTGCCCGAGGACCGGATGCACGAGGCCGAGTCGGTCTTCTGA
- a CDS encoding helix-turn-helix domain-containing protein yields the protein MAPGHVAYGLQAQYGLRTTPDVVVAWERGQLAPDSQELTALAGVLWCSPAELLGAPQSLREHRMARALSPDDLARRVGLDSAAYRRMEDANHWRGNERQTAALAQALALSPRELLTATGRNEELADLLRSAATTRWQAYVRPVAKILPMPKRRLEGILQQLHAGYHARMAATSSWGASESSGESGKEFLDRIVHEFWILAPG from the coding sequence ATGGCACCCGGGCATGTCGCCTACGGACTCCAGGCACAGTACGGCCTCCGGACAACGCCGGACGTCGTGGTCGCCTGGGAACGAGGTCAGCTGGCGCCGGACTCCCAGGAACTGACCGCGCTCGCCGGGGTGCTGTGGTGCTCCCCCGCCGAACTGCTCGGCGCACCCCAGAGCCTGCGCGAGCACCGGATGGCCCGCGCACTGAGCCCCGACGACCTGGCGCGCCGCGTCGGCCTGGACTCCGCCGCGTACCGGCGCATGGAGGACGCGAACCACTGGCGCGGCAACGAACGCCAGACCGCGGCGCTCGCCCAGGCCCTGGCCCTGTCCCCGCGCGAGCTGCTGACGGCGACCGGCCGGAACGAGGAGCTGGCGGATCTGCTCCGCAGCGCGGCGACGACCCGCTGGCAAGCGTACGTACGCCCGGTGGCGAAGATTCTGCCGATGCCGAAGCGCCGGCTGGAGGGCATCCTGCAACAGCTGCACGCCGGCTACCACGCCCGTATGGCGGCCACTTCCAGCTGGGGTGCCTCGGAGAGCTCCGGCGAGTCGGGCAAGGAGTTCCTCGACCGGATCGTGCACGAGTTCTGGATACTGGCTCCCGGCTGA
- a CDS encoding carbohydrate ABC transporter permease, producing MSRDSRDSRGARAWRWVPLTPATLLLLLFLAGPIGYCVWIAFTDTQLTGASGSHFVGLDNFRRAFADEDFRNAVWLTLVFTVVSAVLGQNTLGLALAGLMRAASRPVRTLTGALVITAWVLPEIVAAFLLYAFFRREGTLNAVLDWLHLPSQNWLFTLPILAVSFANVWRGTAFSMLIYSAALAEVPRDVTEAAEVDGAGGVRRLRYITLPMIRRSIGTTLMLNTLSTLSVFGLIWAMTRGGPGNRSQTLPVFMYDQAFLKSLIGYGTAVALLLLLVGSLFSVVYLRLLKVEV from the coding sequence GTGAGCCGGGACAGCCGGGACTCCCGCGGAGCCCGGGCGTGGCGGTGGGTGCCGCTGACCCCCGCCACGCTGCTCCTGCTGCTGTTCCTCGCCGGGCCGATCGGCTACTGCGTGTGGATCGCCTTCACCGACACCCAGCTGACCGGGGCGTCCGGTTCGCACTTCGTCGGCCTGGACAACTTCCGCCGCGCCTTCGCCGACGAGGACTTCCGCAACGCGGTCTGGCTGACGCTGGTCTTCACCGTGGTCTCGGCGGTCCTCGGGCAGAACACGCTGGGGCTGGCGCTTGCCGGGCTGATGCGGGCCGCGTCCCGGCCGGTGCGTACGCTCACGGGCGCGCTCGTCATCACGGCCTGGGTGCTGCCGGAGATCGTCGCGGCGTTCCTGCTGTACGCGTTCTTCCGTCGCGAGGGCACGCTCAACGCCGTGCTGGACTGGCTGCATCTGCCGTCCCAGAACTGGCTGTTCACGCTGCCGATCCTCGCGGTGTCGTTCGCCAACGTCTGGCGCGGCACCGCGTTCTCGATGCTGATCTACTCGGCCGCGCTCGCCGAGGTCCCGCGCGACGTCACCGAGGCCGCCGAGGTCGACGGCGCCGGGGGCGTCCGCCGGCTGCGGTACATCACGCTGCCGATGATCCGCCGTTCCATCGGGACGACGCTGATGCTCAACACGCTCTCCACGCTGTCCGTCTTCGGTCTCATCTGGGCGATGACGCGCGGTGGGCCCGGCAATCGCAGCCAGACCCTGCCGGTGTTCATGTACGACCAGGCGTTCCTGAAGAGTCTGATCGGGTACGGGACGGCGGTGGCGCTGCTGCTGCTCCTGGTCGGCTCGCTGTTCTCGGTCGTGTACCTGCGGCTGCTGAAGGTGGAGGTCTGA
- a CDS encoding HAD family acid phosphatase produces the protein MHVRRWTSRAAVSFAALALTASMTATATAATAPTTAPAPTPAVQRTGATFAALGGVDYATWQRDVSAVVATARPYIEQRTADASGRRLAMVLDIDNTSLETDFHYFWEYPTPAVEQVLDLARYADSRGVDIFFVTARPGIIESLTSYNLHKAGYPVDGLYVRSIPDLFEEVSAYKTGKRAEIEAKGYTIIANVGNRSSDLVGGHAERTFKLPDYDGKLS, from the coding sequence ATGCATGTACGCAGATGGACCTCCCGCGCCGCGGTCTCGTTCGCCGCGCTGGCCCTCACCGCGTCGATGACGGCCACCGCCACGGCCGCGACCGCACCCACCACGGCACCCGCACCCACTCCCGCGGTGCAGCGGACCGGCGCCACCTTCGCCGCGCTCGGCGGTGTCGACTACGCGACCTGGCAGCGCGATGTCTCGGCGGTCGTCGCCACCGCACGGCCGTACATCGAGCAGCGCACGGCCGACGCGTCCGGCCGGCGGCTGGCGATGGTGCTGGACATCGACAACACCTCGCTGGAGACGGACTTCCACTACTTCTGGGAGTACCCGACCCCCGCGGTCGAGCAGGTGCTGGACCTCGCCCGCTACGCCGACTCCCGCGGCGTGGACATCTTCTTCGTCACGGCCCGGCCCGGCATCATCGAGTCGCTGACCTCGTACAACCTCCACAAGGCCGGCTACCCGGTCGACGGGCTGTACGTACGCAGCATCCCCGATCTGTTCGAGGAGGTCAGCGCGTACAAGACCGGTAAGCGCGCGGAGATCGAGGCCAAGGGCTACACGATCATCGCGAACGTCGGCAACAGGTCCAGCGACCTGGTCGGCGGTCACGCCGAGCGCACGTTCAAGCTGCCGGACTACGACGGCAAGCTGTCCTGA
- the pta gene encoding phosphate acetyltransferase, whose amino-acid sequence MTRSVYVTGIDRGDGRQVVELGVMELLTRQVDRVGVFRPLVHDGPDRMFDLLRVRYRLSQDPASVYGMDYYEAAALQAEKGTDELVSQLVDRFHQVARDYEVVLVLGTDFHATQLPDELALNARLANEFGASVIPVVGGKGQTAESVRAEARNAHRAYEVLGCDILAMAVNRVAPEDRQVIAERLAARVPVPCYVLPDEPALAAPTVAQVTQALGATVLLGDDSGLARDALDFVFGGAMLPNLLKALTPGCMVVTPGDRADLVVGSLAAHSAGTPPIAGLLLTLDERPADSILTLAARLAPGTPVLSVPGGSFPTAAELFALEGKLSAGTPRKAETALGLFERHVDTAGLLARLEVARTGRVTPMMFEHDLLEQARSQRRRVVLPEGTEERVLRAADVLLRRGVCDLTLLGGTDVIRKKAADLGIDLSQVQLIDPATSELREEFAELYAGLRAHKGVTVELAHDVVSDVNYFGTLMVSQGLADGMVSGSVHSTAATIRPAFEIIKTDPGASIVSSVFFMCLADKVLVYGDCAVNPDPDAEQLADIAVQSAATAARFGVEPRIAMLSYSTGTSGSGADVDKVREATKLVRERHPELSIEGPIQYDAAVEPSVAATKLPDSEVAGQATVLIFPDLNTGNNTYKAVQRSAGAVAVGPVLQGLRKPVNDLSRGALVSDIVNTVAITAIQSQAQELPA is encoded by the coding sequence GTGACGCGGAGCGTGTACGTGACCGGGATCGATCGCGGAGACGGTCGCCAGGTGGTGGAGCTGGGGGTCATGGAGCTCCTGACGCGCCAGGTGGACCGGGTGGGGGTCTTCCGCCCACTCGTGCACGATGGACCCGATCGCATGTTCGATCTCCTGCGTGTGCGCTACCGGCTCTCCCAGGACCCGGCGTCCGTGTACGGCATGGACTACTACGAGGCCGCCGCGCTGCAAGCCGAGAAGGGCACCGACGAGCTGGTGTCCCAGCTGGTCGACCGCTTCCACCAGGTCGCACGCGACTACGAGGTCGTCCTCGTCCTCGGCACGGACTTCCACGCCACCCAACTCCCCGACGAGCTGGCGCTGAACGCCCGGCTGGCCAACGAGTTCGGCGCCTCGGTCATACCCGTGGTGGGCGGCAAGGGCCAGACGGCGGAGTCCGTACGGGCGGAAGCCCGCAACGCCCACCGCGCCTACGAGGTGCTGGGCTGCGACATCCTCGCGATGGCCGTGAACCGGGTGGCCCCGGAGGACCGCCAGGTGATCGCGGAGCGGCTCGCGGCCCGCGTCCCCGTCCCCTGCTACGTGCTGCCCGACGAGCCGGCGCTCGCCGCGCCCACGGTCGCGCAGGTCACCCAGGCCCTGGGGGCCACCGTGCTGCTCGGGGACGATTCCGGGCTCGCCCGGGACGCGCTCGACTTCGTCTTCGGCGGCGCGATGCTGCCGAACCTGCTGAAGGCCCTGACCCCCGGCTGCATGGTCGTCACCCCCGGCGACCGCGCCGACCTGGTGGTCGGCTCGCTCGCCGCGCACTCCGCGGGCACCCCGCCCATCGCGGGCCTGCTGCTCACCCTCGACGAGCGCCCGGCCGACTCGATCCTCACGCTGGCCGCCAGGCTGGCGCCGGGCACACCCGTGCTCTCGGTGCCCGGCGGCTCCTTCCCCACCGCGGCCGAACTCTTCGCGCTCGAAGGCAAGTTGAGCGCCGGGACGCCTCGCAAGGCGGAGACCGCGCTCGGTCTGTTCGAGCGCCACGTCGACACGGCGGGGCTGCTCGCCCGCCTCGAGGTGGCCCGTACCGGCCGGGTCACCCCGATGATGTTCGAGCACGACCTGCTGGAGCAGGCCCGTTCCCAGCGCCGCCGCGTCGTGCTGCCCGAGGGCACCGAGGAGCGGGTGCTGCGCGCGGCCGACGTCCTGCTGCGGCGCGGCGTCTGCGACCTGACCCTCCTCGGCGGCACCGACGTCATCCGCAAGAAGGCCGCCGACCTCGGCATCGATCTCTCCCAGGTGCAGCTGATCGACCCGGCCACCTCCGAGCTCCGCGAGGAGTTCGCCGAGCTGTACGCGGGGCTGCGCGCCCACAAGGGCGTGACGGTGGAGCTGGCGCACGACGTGGTCTCGGACGTCAACTACTTCGGCACCCTGATGGTCTCGCAGGGCCTCGCGGACGGCATGGTCTCCGGCTCCGTCCACTCCACCGCGGCGACGATCCGCCCGGCCTTCGAGATCATCAAGACCGATCCCGGGGCCTCGATCGTCTCCTCCGTCTTCTTCATGTGCCTCGCCGACAAGGTGCTCGTGTACGGCGACTGCGCGGTCAACCCGGACCCGGACGCCGAGCAGCTCGCGGACATCGCGGTGCAGTCGGCGGCGACGGCGGCCCGCTTCGGCGTCGAGCCGCGGATCGCGATGCTGTCGTACTCCACCGGGACGTCCGGCTCGGGCGCGGACGTGGACAAGGTGCGCGAGGCGACCAAGCTGGTGCGTGAGCGCCACCCGGAGCTGAGTATCGAGGGCCCGATCCAGTACGACGCGGCGGTCGAGCCGTCCGTCGCGGCGACCAAGCTGCCGGACTCCGAGGTGGCGGGCCAGGCGACCGTCCTGATCTTCCCCGACCTCAACACCGGCAACAACACCTACAAGGCCGTGCAGCGCTCGGCCGGCGCGGTGGCCGTGGGACCGGTGCTGCAAGGTCTGCGCAAGCCGGTCAACGACCTGTCGCGGGGCGCGCTGGTCAGCGACATCGTCAACACGGTCGCGATCACCGCGATCCAGTCCCAGGCTCAGGAGCTTCCCGCATGA
- a CDS encoding ABC transporter substrate-binding protein, with product MRPNAPPTLAPPVLALALGLVLTACGGGSGAGDTNTVEVVYNRSTDNNIRFKDAFLESVKKEFEKAHPGKTVKLIPVQAPDNDYATKAQQMMRSPKTAPDLVYEDTFRINSDIKAGYLKPLDDYLAKWDAWDQFVDTARAAAKAEDGKTYGVPDGTDTRGLWYNKEIFAKAGLPADWRPRNWNEVLDAARTVKREVPGVIPLNVYTGKGPGEAAVMQGFEMLLYGTGADPLYDPAAKKWVAGGKGFQDALGFVRTVYGEKLGPDVSDALDPNVGTRVATEFFPEGKLAISLDGSWMGQNWINKGPKEWPAWEKDLAQAPMPTQHGQAPGKVSMSGGWTWAIPQKANNPDLAWEFLKTLQSRENAVRWDVVGAQIAVRKDVAADPRYLSSMPGIRFFTQLVPYTHYRPALPVYPQVSTAIGEAMEKVTTGDASPAAAAKAYDEQLRTIADGAVVEK from the coding sequence GTGCGCCCCAACGCTCCACCGACCCTCGCCCCTCCGGTACTCGCCCTCGCCCTCGGGCTCGTCCTCACCGCCTGCGGCGGCGGCTCCGGCGCGGGCGACACGAACACCGTCGAGGTGGTCTACAACCGCTCGACCGACAACAACATCCGCTTCAAGGACGCCTTCCTGGAGTCCGTGAAGAAGGAGTTCGAGAAGGCCCACCCCGGCAAGACGGTCAAACTGATCCCCGTCCAGGCCCCGGACAACGACTACGCCACCAAGGCGCAGCAGATGATGCGCTCCCCGAAGACCGCCCCCGACCTGGTCTACGAGGACACCTTCCGCATCAACTCCGACATCAAGGCCGGGTACTTGAAGCCCCTCGACGACTACCTCGCGAAGTGGGACGCCTGGGACCAGTTCGTCGACACGGCCCGCGCGGCAGCGAAGGCCGAGGACGGCAAGACGTACGGCGTCCCGGACGGCACGGACACCCGTGGCCTCTGGTACAACAAGGAGATCTTCGCCAAGGCGGGCCTGCCCGCCGACTGGCGGCCCAGGAACTGGAACGAGGTCCTCGACGCCGCCCGCACCGTCAAGCGCGAGGTCCCCGGCGTCATCCCGCTCAACGTCTACACCGGCAAGGGCCCCGGCGAGGCGGCCGTGATGCAGGGCTTCGAGATGCTGCTGTACGGCACGGGCGCGGACCCGCTGTACGACCCGGCGGCCAAGAAGTGGGTCGCGGGCGGCAAGGGCTTCCAGGACGCACTCGGATTCGTACGGACCGTGTACGGGGAGAAGCTCGGCCCGGACGTCTCGGACGCGCTCGACCCGAACGTCGGCACCCGTGTCGCGACCGAGTTCTTCCCCGAGGGCAAGCTCGCCATCTCCCTCGACGGCTCCTGGATGGGCCAGAACTGGATCAACAAGGGCCCCAAGGAGTGGCCGGCCTGGGAGAAGGACCTGGCGCAGGCCCCGATGCCCACGCAGCACGGCCAGGCTCCCGGCAAGGTGTCCATGTCCGGCGGCTGGACCTGGGCGATCCCGCAGAAGGCGAACAACCCGGATCTGGCCTGGGAGTTCCTCAAGACGCTGCAGTCGCGGGAGAACGCGGTGCGGTGGGACGTCGTGGGCGCCCAGATCGCCGTGCGCAAGGACGTGGCCGCGGACCCGCGCTATCTGTCGTCCATGCCGGGCATCAGGTTCTTCACCCAGCTCGTGCCGTACACGCACTACCGGCCGGCGCTGCCCGTCTATCCCCAGGTGTCCACGGCCATCGGCGAGGCGATGGAGAAGGTGACGACCGGTGACGCCTCTCCGGCGGCCGCGGCGAAGGCGTACGACGAACAGCTGCGGACCATCGCCGACGGCGCGGTCGTGGAGAAGTGA
- a CDS encoding sensor histidine kinase, with translation MHIPRPRSLAGQLFAMQVVLVAAIVAGCAFFAYLTDREQAEETARRQVTATATAVADSPSVVAAVRSPDPTAVLQPYAERLRKDSGVNFVVIMAPDGTRWTHPEPDQIGRTYLGHIDEALRGRTFSETHMGVLGRSVRTVAPVREDGRIVALVSSGITIDRISEQVREQVTALLGMAGVALALGGVGTYVINARLRRHTHGMNASELSRMHDYHEATLHAVREGLLMLDGRRRIALINDGARELLGLDADVVGRSAGELGLPPGLTGVLLASEARVDELHLTADRVLVVSTQPVVGGERRGTVVTLRDHTELQALTGELDSERGFTQALRAQAHEAANRLHTVVSLIELGRADEAVEFATAELELAQVLTDRVVSAVGEPVLAALLLGKAAQANESGVELVLTDDSRIDDGVLPPWLPPRDLVTVLGNLIDNAVEASSGAPATDAPADAAPRPHATVPGARSSRSGDTEADPHSSSPGTAGSAHRHPRVVVTARTDDGELVLRVSDSGPGVRSGDVEAVFERGWSTRGPGRGLGLALVRQAAHRGRGTVEVEQGPYGGAQFTVRLPLRAAEVSA, from the coding sequence ATGCACATACCCCGCCCACGGAGCCTCGCCGGCCAGCTCTTCGCGATGCAGGTGGTCCTGGTCGCCGCGATCGTGGCGGGGTGCGCGTTCTTCGCCTATCTCACCGATCGCGAGCAGGCCGAGGAAACGGCCCGCCGGCAGGTGACCGCCACCGCGACCGCGGTGGCGGACTCGCCTTCGGTGGTGGCCGCCGTGCGGTCACCCGATCCGACCGCGGTGCTGCAGCCCTACGCCGAGCGACTGCGGAAGGACTCGGGCGTCAACTTCGTGGTGATCATGGCTCCGGACGGCACACGGTGGACGCATCCGGAGCCGGACCAGATCGGCCGCACGTATCTGGGGCACATCGACGAGGCGCTGCGCGGGCGTACGTTCTCGGAGACGCACATGGGAGTGCTGGGCCGCTCGGTACGGACGGTGGCGCCGGTGCGCGAGGACGGCCGGATCGTCGCGCTCGTGAGCTCGGGCATCACCATCGACAGGATCAGCGAGCAGGTACGGGAGCAGGTCACCGCGCTGCTGGGGATGGCGGGGGTGGCACTGGCGCTGGGCGGCGTCGGTACGTACGTGATCAACGCACGGCTGCGCCGGCACACGCACGGGATGAACGCATCGGAGCTAAGCCGGATGCACGACTACCACGAGGCCACGTTGCACGCGGTACGTGAGGGGCTGCTGATGCTCGACGGGCGGCGGCGCATCGCCCTGATCAACGACGGCGCACGCGAGTTGCTCGGCCTGGACGCGGACGTGGTGGGCCGGAGCGCGGGCGAACTGGGCCTGCCGCCCGGGCTGACGGGGGTGCTGCTGGCGAGTGAGGCGCGGGTCGACGAGCTGCATCTGACCGCGGACCGGGTGCTGGTCGTGTCCACCCAGCCGGTGGTCGGCGGCGAGCGCCGGGGCACGGTCGTGACCCTGCGGGACCACACCGAACTCCAGGCGCTCACCGGCGAGCTCGACTCCGAGCGTGGCTTCACCCAGGCGCTGCGCGCCCAGGCCCACGAGGCCGCGAACCGGCTGCACACCGTGGTCTCCCTGATCGAGCTGGGCCGCGCGGACGAGGCGGTCGAGTTCGCCACGGCCGAGCTCGAACTGGCCCAGGTCCTCACGGACCGTGTGGTGAGCGCGGTCGGCGAGCCGGTGCTGGCGGCGCTGCTGCTGGGCAAGGCGGCCCAGGCCAACGAGAGCGGCGTCGAACTGGTCCTGACCGACGACAGCCGCATCGACGACGGGGTCCTGCCGCCGTGGCTGCCGCCGCGGGATCTGGTCACCGTGCTCGGCAACCTCATCGACAACGCGGTCGAGGCGTCGTCGGGCGCCCCGGCCACGGACGCGCCCGCCGACGCCGCGCCCCGCCCGCACGCCACCGTCCCCGGCGCCCGGAGTTCCCGGTCCGGGGACACGGAGGCAGACCCTCATTCCTCCTCGCCGGGGACGGCGGGGTCCGCGCACCGCCACCCCCGGGTCGTCGTCACGGCCCGCACCGACGACGGCGAACTCGTCCTGCGCGTCAGCGACTCCGGCCCCGGGGTGCGTTCCGGCGACGTGGAGGCCGTGTTCGAGCGCGGCTGGTCGACCAGGGGCCCCGGGCGGGGGCTGGGGCTCGCGCTTGTGCGGCAGGCCGCGCACCGGGGCCGGGGCACGGTCGAGGTGGAGCAGGGCCCTTACGGTGGCGCTCAGTTCACGGTACGACTGCCGCTCAGAGCCGCGGAGGTGAGCGCATGA
- a CDS encoding carbohydrate ABC transporter permease, with product MRGSLRGRARGPVHRRTKARLAADAALLLTAAGFALPLLWLVLASVNADADLRVRLPGSVTAEHFDAVLTDEITFTPMLNSLLLCGGATVVTVVCAALAAYPLSRYRSRFNRPFLLTILFTTCLPITAVMVPVYGLFVQVELIDTMHGTALFLATSQLPFAIWLMKNFMDGVPLVLEEAAWTDGASMTQTLTRVVLPLMGPGVTVVMIYTFIMLWGNFFVPFMLLLSPEQLPASVSVFTLFGNYGSVVYGQLAAFSILYSLPVLVLYVLIARRLGGGFTLGGSVKG from the coding sequence ATGCGCGGATCGCTGCGCGGCCGGGCACGGGGGCCGGTGCACCGGCGTACGAAGGCCCGCCTCGCCGCCGACGCCGCGCTGCTGCTCACCGCGGCGGGCTTCGCGCTTCCGTTGCTCTGGCTGGTGCTGGCGTCGGTGAACGCGGACGCCGATCTGCGGGTACGCCTGCCCGGCTCGGTCACGGCCGAGCACTTCGACGCCGTACTCACCGACGAGATCACCTTCACGCCGATGCTCAACAGTCTGCTGCTGTGCGGCGGTGCGACCGTCGTCACGGTCGTCTGCGCGGCGCTGGCGGCCTATCCGCTCTCCCGCTACCGGTCCCGCTTCAACCGGCCGTTCCTGCTGACGATCCTCTTCACGACCTGTCTGCCGATCACGGCGGTGATGGTTCCGGTGTACGGCCTGTTCGTCCAGGTGGAGCTGATCGACACGATGCACGGGACGGCGCTGTTCCTCGCGACCTCCCAGCTTCCGTTCGCCATCTGGCTGATGAAGAACTTCATGGACGGCGTCCCGCTCGTGCTGGAGGAGGCGGCGTGGACCGACGGAGCGTCGATGACGCAGACCCTGACCCGGGTGGTGCTGCCCCTGATGGGCCCGGGGGTCACGGTGGTGATGATCTACACGTTCATCATGCTCTGGGGAAACTTCTTCGTCCCCTTCATGCTGCTGCTCTCCCCCGAGCAGCTTCCCGCGTCCGTCTCCGTCTTCACCCTGTTCGGCAACTACGGCTCGGTGGTCTACGGCCAGCTGGCGGCGTTCTCGATCCTCTACTCGCTGCCGGTGCTGGTGCTGTACGTGCTGATCGCCCGGCGGCTCGGGGGCGGCTTCACGCTCGGCGGCTCGGTCAAGGGATGA